Proteins from one Desulforhopalus sp. genomic window:
- a CDS encoding ACT domain-containing protein translates to MLVEQIAVFLENKSGRLAEITAILAENAINIRALSVADTADFGILRLIVDKVEQAKAVLRENGFTVGKTQVLAVEVEDKTGGLARVLKCIKEAGINVEYMYAFVNKTGENAVLIFRFEKMEEAMATLQKEGFTILSREQICGL, encoded by the coding sequence ATGCTGGTAGAACAAATTGCCGTATTTTTAGAGAATAAGTCCGGACGACTGGCGGAGATCACCGCCATCCTCGCCGAAAACGCCATCAACATTCGCGCCCTGTCTGTCGCCGATACCGCCGATTTCGGCATCCTCCGGCTGATCGTCGACAAGGTCGAGCAGGCCAAGGCGGTACTCCGTGAAAACGGCTTTACCGTTGGCAAGACCCAGGTCCTGGCAGTAGAGGTGGAGGATAAGACTGGGGGCCTCGCCAGGGTGCTGAAGTGCATCAAAGAGGCCGGAATCAACGTCGAGTATATGTACGCCTTCGTCAATAAAACCGGGGAAAACGCCGTATTGATCTTCCGTTTCGAGAAGATGGAAGAGGCGATGGCCACCCTGCAAAAGGAAGGTTTTACCATCCTCAGCCGGGAGCAGATCTGCGGCCTGTAA